A window from Pseudomonas campi encodes these proteins:
- a CDS encoding ChaN family lipoprotein, whose product MRILLLCCMALLAACQSRGVPPPAPIAPEGRDHLQLGQIADLASGARLTPEQLVERLAKAPRLLVGEQHDNPDHHALQLWLLRELAARREQGSLLLEMLTPSQQARVADVQAQSRAGNAPRDLIGALAWQPGWDWSLYGPLVSEALRQPYPLLAANLERSEIMAIYQQRPTLPSGMATTPAVQDALFADIRESHCGLLPESQLPAMLAVQQQRDRRMAERLLAAPQPAVLLAGAFHVRKDLGVPLHLSDLGTAQGNAVLVLAEVGKTVAADSADYVWYTAAMPAQDHCAKLRR is encoded by the coding sequence ATGCGAATCCTGTTGCTCTGCTGTATGGCCCTGCTGGCAGCCTGCCAGTCCCGTGGCGTGCCGCCGCCCGCGCCGATTGCCCCCGAGGGGCGTGATCATCTCCAGCTGGGCCAGATCGCCGATCTTGCCAGTGGCGCGCGGCTGACACCCGAACAGCTGGTCGAGCGCCTGGCCAAGGCGCCGCGGCTGCTGGTCGGCGAACAGCACGACAATCCGGACCACCATGCCCTGCAACTCTGGCTGCTGCGTGAGCTGGCCGCGCGCCGCGAGCAAGGCAGCCTGCTGCTGGAAATGCTCACGCCCAGCCAGCAGGCGCGGGTGGCGGACGTGCAGGCGCAGAGCCGCGCCGGTAACGCGCCGCGCGACCTGATCGGCGCACTGGCCTGGCAGCCAGGCTGGGACTGGTCGCTGTATGGACCGCTGGTCAGTGAGGCGCTGCGCCAGCCCTATCCGCTGCTGGCGGCCAACCTCGAACGCAGCGAGATCATGGCCATCTACCAGCAACGGCCGACGCTGCCGAGCGGTATGGCCACCACCCCGGCGGTGCAGGATGCACTGTTCGCCGATATCCGCGAATCGCATTGCGGCCTGCTGCCGGAAAGCCAGCTGCCAGCCATGCTCGCCGTGCAGCAGCAGCGCGACCGGCGCATGGCCGAGCGCCTGCTGGCCGCGCCGCAACCGGCGGTGTTGCTGGCCGGGGCCTTCCATGTGCGCAAGGATCTGGGTGTACCGCTGCACCTGAGCGACCTGGGCACCGCGCAGGGCAATGCGGTGCTGGTGCTGGCCGAAGTCGGCAAGACGGTGGCGGCGGACAGCGCCGACTATGTCTGGTACACCGCCGCCATGCCGGCGCAGGATCACTGCGCCAAGCTGCGCCGTTAA
- a CDS encoding heme ABC transporter ATP-binding protein, whose amino-acid sequence MLQANNLAVQRGPCTVLADIDLQLRPGEVLGVLGPNGAGKSTLLGALCGELAAARGEVSLDGRRLADWSGQARAQRLAVLPQSSTLNFAFAVEQVVAMGRLPHASGRVRDAEIVAAALQAADAAHLAGRSYLALSGGERQRVHLARVLAQLWPGAAGQTLLLDEPTSMLDPLHQHTTLQAVRDFAGRGAAVMVILHDLNLAARYCDRLLLLQGGRPHVLGTPDEVLNAVALEAVFGLQVLIQRHPERGHPLIVAR is encoded by the coding sequence ATGCTGCAGGCCAACAACCTGGCGGTCCAGCGCGGTCCTTGCACGGTGCTGGCGGATATCGACCTGCAGCTGCGCCCCGGCGAAGTGCTCGGCGTGCTCGGCCCCAACGGCGCCGGCAAGAGCACCCTGCTCGGCGCCCTGTGTGGTGAGCTGGCGGCGGCCCGCGGCGAGGTCAGCCTGGATGGCCGGCGCCTGGCTGACTGGTCCGGGCAGGCACGGGCGCAGCGGTTGGCCGTGCTGCCGCAAAGCTCGACGCTGAACTTCGCCTTCGCGGTGGAGCAGGTGGTCGCCATGGGCCGTCTGCCCCACGCCAGTGGTCGTGTGCGCGATGCCGAGATCGTCGCGGCCGCGCTGCAGGCGGCAGATGCCGCGCACCTGGCGGGGCGCAGCTACCTGGCGTTGTCCGGCGGTGAGCGCCAGCGCGTACACCTGGCGCGGGTGCTGGCGCAGTTGTGGCCGGGCGCGGCGGGGCAGACCCTGCTGCTCGACGAGCCGACTTCGATGCTCGATCCGTTGCACCAGCACACCACCCTGCAGGCGGTGCGCGACTTTGCCGGGCGTGGCGCGGCGGTCATGGTGATCCTGCATGACCTCAACCTGGCGGCGCGCTACTGCGACCGGCTGCTCCTGCTGCAAGGCGGGCGCCCGCATGTGCTGGGCACGCCGGATGAGGTGCTGAACGCCGTCGCCCTGGAGGCGGTATTCGGACTGCAGGTGCTGATCCAGCGTCACCCCGAACGCGGCCATCCGCTGATCGTGGCGCGCTGA
- a CDS encoding FecCD family ABC transporter permease: protein MTAIVRPRPLLIGLGLLLLLALWLSLALGPVSLPLADTLYAALRLLGVPLEGEGLQQAELILGQIRLPRSLLGLAVGAVLALSGVAMQGLFRNPLADPGLVGVSGGAALGAAIAIVGGSYLGGLSPAFAPYLLSVCAFAGGLAVTAVVYRFGRRDGQTHVATMLLAGVAMTAMAGAGVGLFTYLADDATLRSLTFWNLGSLNGASYSRLWPLLLVTVGVALWLPRRAAALNALLLGESEARHLGFEVERIKLELVLCTALGVGAAVAAAGLIGFIGLVVPHLMRLLVGPDHRVLLPASLLAGASLLLLADLVARLLLAPAELPIGIVTALLGAPFFLYLLVRGRT from the coding sequence ATGACCGCCATTGTTCGACCCCGTCCACTGCTGATCGGCCTGGGCTTGTTGCTGCTGTTGGCGCTGTGGCTGTCCCTGGCACTGGGCCCGGTCAGCCTGCCGCTGGCCGATACCCTGTACGCGGCGCTGCGCCTGCTCGGCGTGCCGCTGGAGGGCGAGGGTTTGCAGCAGGCCGAGCTGATCCTCGGGCAGATCCGCCTGCCGCGTAGCCTGCTCGGTCTGGCCGTGGGCGCCGTGCTGGCGCTGTCCGGGGTGGCTATGCAGGGCCTATTCCGCAACCCGCTGGCCGATCCCGGTCTGGTCGGGGTGTCGGGTGGCGCTGCCTTGGGCGCGGCCATCGCGATTGTCGGTGGCAGCTACCTGGGCGGCCTGTCGCCAGCTTTCGCGCCCTATCTGCTGTCGGTCTGCGCTTTTGCCGGCGGGCTGGCGGTGACTGCGGTGGTCTACCGCTTCGGTCGCCGCGACGGGCAGACCCATGTCGCCACCATGCTCCTGGCCGGGGTGGCGATGACCGCCATGGCCGGCGCCGGCGTGGGTCTGTTCACCTACCTGGCCGATGACGCCACCCTGCGCAGCCTGACTTTCTGGAACCTCGGCAGCCTCAACGGCGCCAGCTATTCGCGGCTGTGGCCGCTGCTGCTGGTGACGGTCGGCGTGGCCCTGTGGCTGCCGCGCCGGGCGGCGGCGCTGAATGCGCTGCTGCTTGGCGAGTCGGAGGCGCGCCACCTGGGCTTCGAGGTCGAGCGGATCAAGCTGGAGCTGGTGCTGTGTACGGCTCTGGGCGTCGGTGCTGCCGTGGCCGCGGCCGGGCTGATCGGTTTCATCGGCCTGGTGGTGCCGCACCTGATGCGCCTGTTGGTCGGCCCCGATCACCGTGTGCTGCTGCCGGCTTCGCTGCTGGCCGGCGCCAGCCTGTTGCTGCTGGCCGATCTGGTCGCGCGTCTGTTGCTGGCCCCGGCGGAGTTGCCGATCGGCATCGTCACCGCGCTGCTCGGCGCGCCGTTCTTTCTCTATCTACTGGTACGGGGGCGCACCTGA
- a CDS encoding heme/hemin ABC transporter substrate-binding protein: protein MYPGKFMVGACAGLLFSSALAAAEVLPQRWVSAGGSLSEWVVALGGESKLVGVDSTSQYPQSLRQLPGVGYQRQLAAEGVLALRPDLLLGSEEMGPPPVLEQLKAAGVQVELLSAQASLNTLEHNLQRLGQLLGTPQQAQASMDTYRKRLQRQAAWVNQAQRQQQAPRVLMLLGHVGSNTLMAGKDTLAAWLITQAGGHNLGEHQGYKPISSEALLALDPQVVIFADRSLAGEAARAALLEQNPALAQTQAGRDGRLLDLDPTLLVGGLGPRVPDALAVLAAAFYPSAHPLTAENRP from the coding sequence ATGTATCCAGGCAAATTCATGGTCGGCGCCTGTGCTGGCCTGCTGTTCAGCTCGGCGCTGGCAGCCGCCGAAGTCTTGCCGCAACGCTGGGTCAGTGCCGGTGGCTCGCTCAGCGAGTGGGTGGTGGCCCTGGGTGGTGAAAGCAAGCTGGTCGGGGTCGACAGCACCAGCCAGTACCCGCAGTCCCTGCGCCAGTTGCCGGGGGTTGGCTATCAGCGTCAGCTGGCTGCCGAAGGCGTATTGGCCCTGCGTCCGGATCTGCTGCTCGGCAGCGAGGAAATGGGCCCGCCACCGGTGTTGGAGCAACTCAAGGCGGCTGGTGTGCAAGTCGAGCTGCTTTCGGCGCAGGCCAGCCTGAACACCCTCGAGCACAACCTGCAGCGACTGGGACAACTGCTCGGTACGCCGCAGCAGGCGCAGGCCAGCATGGATACCTACCGTAAGCGCCTGCAGCGTCAGGCCGCCTGGGTCAATCAGGCGCAACGTCAGCAGCAGGCGCCGCGGGTGCTGATGCTGCTCGGCCATGTCGGCAGCAACACCCTGATGGCCGGTAAGGACACCCTGGCCGCCTGGCTGATTACCCAGGCCGGCGGGCACAACCTCGGCGAGCATCAGGGCTACAAGCCGATCTCCAGCGAAGCGCTGCTGGCGCTGGACCCGCAGGTGGTGATCTTCGCTGACCGCAGTCTTGCCGGGGAGGCTGCGCGTGCCGCCCTGCTCGAACAGAACCCAGCCCTGGCGCAGACCCAGGCCGGCCGTGACGGGCGCCTTCTCGATCTCGACCCGACCCTGTTGGTCGGTGGCCTGGGGCCGCGAGTGCCGGATGCGCTGGCGGTACTGGCGGCAGCCTTTTATCCTTCCGCGCACCCCCTGACTGCCGAAAACCGCCCATGA
- a CDS encoding hemin-degrading factor — protein MNIANSTPHTSPASLYQAWQRLRAEQAGLRARDAAAKLGVSEGELTACRLGIDAVRLRTDWAALLPALGELGYIMALTRNEHCVHERKGNYREVSVMANGQMGLVVSADIDLRLFLGGWASVFAVAEDTARGTQRSIQVFDRQGLAVHKVFLTERSELSAWAPLVERFRAEQQSAELDLQALAERAAPRADVEVDVSALRTDWAALQDTHHFFAMLKRHTLTRTQALRLAGREWAEPLDCAELPKLLEGAASGEVPIMVFVGNQHCIQIHSGPVNNLRWMGSWFNVLDPEFNLHLKTTGVVELWRVRKPSSDGVITSWEAFDADGELVLQLFGARKPGIPELTDWRALAELAVALSE, from the coding sequence ATGAACATTGCCAATTCCACTCCTCACACTTCGCCGGCCTCGCTGTATCAGGCCTGGCAGCGCCTGCGCGCCGAGCAAGCCGGCCTGCGTGCCCGCGACGCGGCCGCCAAGCTGGGTGTCAGCGAAGGTGAGCTGACCGCCTGCCGCCTGGGTATCGATGCCGTGCGCCTGCGTACCGACTGGGCCGCGCTGCTGCCGGCGCTCGGTGAGTTGGGCTACATCATGGCGCTGACCCGCAACGAGCATTGCGTGCATGAGCGCAAGGGCAATTACCGCGAGGTGTCGGTGATGGCGAACGGGCAGATGGGCCTGGTGGTATCGGCCGATATCGACCTGCGCCTGTTCCTCGGCGGCTGGGCCAGCGTGTTCGCCGTCGCCGAAGACACCGCGCGTGGCACCCAGCGCAGCATTCAGGTGTTCGACCGCCAGGGCCTGGCCGTACACAAGGTGTTTCTCACCGAACGGAGTGAACTGAGCGCCTGGGCGCCGCTGGTCGAGCGTTTCCGCGCCGAGCAGCAGAGCGCCGAATTGGATCTGCAGGCGCTGGCTGAACGTGCCGCACCGCGTGCCGATGTCGAGGTGGATGTATCCGCCCTGCGTACCGACTGGGCCGCGCTGCAGGACACTCACCACTTCTTCGCCATGCTCAAGCGCCATACGCTGACCCGCACCCAGGCCCTGCGCCTGGCTGGTCGCGAATGGGCCGAACCGCTGGACTGCGCTGAGCTGCCCAAGCTGCTGGAGGGCGCCGCCAGTGGCGAGGTGCCGATCATGGTGTTCGTCGGCAACCAGCACTGCATCCAGATCCACTCCGGGCCGGTGAACAACCTGCGCTGGATGGGCAGCTGGTTCAACGTGCTCGACCCGGAGTTCAACCTGCACCTGAAAACCACCGGTGTGGTCGAACTGTGGCGCGTACGCAAGCCGAGCAGTGATGGGGTGATCACTAGCTGGGAAGCCTTCGATGCCGACGGTGAGCTGGTGCTGCAGCTGTTCGGTGCGCGCAAGCCGGGCATCCCCGAACTTACCGACTGGCGTGCCCTGGCGGAACTCGCCGTGGCCCTGAGCGAATAG
- a CDS encoding TonB-dependent hemoglobin/transferrin/lactoferrin family receptor, translating into MSTPPFALRPWMALLLLSPALALAQTTGKQDSSTELAATRITGAAVQESLPTTTSTSAATLEERQIRSFDDLGRRAEPGVNYSRTTESINIRGLDRDRVLTTLDGIRVPWLTDGARSQGPTGGAQGGLDSIDFNGLSSVDIVRGANSSQAGSGALGGAVQLFTLNPDDLLQGGKNFGSLIKSDYDSVDDSWGLNAAVAGRVQDTAWLLQAGQRQGHELESSGDDNLYGTARTAANPADTEQQSLLIKLQQRFDGGHKLGFTGEIFQRENDIDSRTNQGSTYLEGENSTVEHNKRQRLSADYEYLAEDSNGLIDSAHAIAYWQKLRRHDDQTGIRSLSDSRAGIPDFLFFGLPGNPYKYPSGAFGRDNQIEKELYGVSGDIGKTLEIAGLANKLTLGGELYQINTEQVSEGYDNCPGFTIDPSHPMYMGPTACDFLHTNQADMPKAEGSQWALYVSDEISLADGRVKVTPGLRYDAYQQDPQATRDFSNNINPANSGTLQTSKDHKLSASLLTTWQAADEVLLYAQWAQGFKAPDATQLYMNYGAEGSYLRVGNADLKPEESNGYEIGAQLGNDKLGGSLSLFDNHYKNFIDDDVTLDAATIARLGLDPANYPYGVTRTENRAKVQIYGAEATAHWEFVPHWKVWGSLAWANGEDRESNQRLSSVAPLTSLLGLSYEQERYGADLMLRAAAARNQVENDGDFKAPGYGVVDLSGYWQPAELDGVKFQAGLFNLLDKQYWNALNVPTGSLTQPDDYYSEAGRSFRVSASWQY; encoded by the coding sequence ATGTCCACCCCACCCTTCGCCCTGCGCCCATGGATGGCGCTGCTGTTGCTAAGCCCGGCCCTAGCGCTGGCACAGACCACCGGCAAGCAGGACAGCAGCACCGAACTGGCAGCCACCCGGATCACCGGCGCGGCCGTGCAAGAGAGCCTGCCGACCACCACCAGCACCAGCGCCGCAACCCTCGAAGAGCGGCAGATCCGCAGCTTCGATGACCTCGGGCGGCGCGCCGAGCCTGGGGTGAACTACAGCCGCACCACGGAAAGCATCAACATCCGCGGCCTGGATCGCGACCGCGTGCTGACCACCCTCGACGGCATCCGCGTACCCTGGCTGACCGATGGCGCACGCAGCCAGGGCCCGACCGGCGGCGCCCAGGGCGGCCTCGACTCGATCGACTTCAACGGCCTGTCCTCGGTGGATATCGTGCGCGGCGCCAACTCCAGCCAGGCCGGTTCAGGCGCTCTCGGTGGCGCGGTGCAGCTGTTCACCCTCAACCCGGACGACCTGCTGCAGGGCGGCAAGAACTTCGGCAGCCTGATCAAGAGCGACTACGACAGCGTCGATGACAGCTGGGGCCTGAATGCCGCCGTCGCCGGCCGTGTGCAGGACACCGCCTGGCTGCTGCAGGCTGGCCAGCGCCAAGGCCATGAACTGGAAAGCAGTGGCGACGACAACCTCTACGGCACCGCGCGCACCGCTGCCAACCCGGCCGACACCGAGCAGCAGAGCCTGCTGATCAAACTGCAGCAGCGCTTCGACGGCGGCCACAAGCTCGGTTTCACCGGCGAGATATTCCAGCGCGAGAACGACATCGACAGCCGCACCAACCAGGGCAGCACCTACCTGGAGGGTGAGAACAGTACCGTCGAGCACAACAAGCGCCAGCGCCTGTCCGCCGACTACGAGTACCTGGCCGAAGATAGCAACGGCCTGATCGACAGCGCCCATGCCATCGCCTACTGGCAGAAGCTGCGCCGCCATGACGACCAGACCGGCATCCGCAGCCTCAGCGATTCGCGTGCAGGGATTCCCGACTTCCTGTTCTTCGGCCTGCCGGGCAACCCGTACAAATACCCGAGCGGCGCCTTCGGCCGCGACAACCAGATCGAGAAGGAGCTGTACGGGGTATCCGGCGACATCGGCAAGACCCTCGAAATCGCCGGCCTGGCGAACAAGCTGACCCTCGGCGGCGAGCTGTACCAGATCAACACCGAACAGGTCTCCGAGGGTTACGACAACTGCCCGGGCTTCACCATCGACCCCAGTCATCCGATGTACATGGGGCCGACCGCCTGCGACTTCCTGCACACCAACCAGGCCGACATGCCCAAGGCCGAGGGCAGCCAGTGGGCACTCTATGTCAGCGATGAAATCAGCCTGGCCGACGGCCGCGTCAAGGTGACTCCGGGTCTGCGCTACGACGCCTATCAGCAGGACCCGCAGGCGACCCGCGACTTCAGCAACAACATCAACCCGGCGAACAGCGGCACCCTGCAGACCAGCAAGGACCACAAACTCTCCGCCAGCCTGCTGACTACCTGGCAGGCGGCTGACGAAGTGCTGCTGTACGCCCAGTGGGCGCAGGGCTTCAAGGCCCCCGACGCGACCCAGCTGTACATGAACTACGGCGCCGAAGGCAGCTACCTGCGCGTCGGCAACGCCGACCTCAAGCCCGAGGAAAGCAACGGCTACGAGATCGGTGCGCAGCTGGGCAACGACAAACTGGGCGGCTCGCTGAGTCTGTTCGACAACCACTACAAGAACTTCATCGATGACGACGTCACCCTGGACGCCGCGACCATCGCCAGGCTCGGCCTGGATCCGGCCAACTACCCCTACGGCGTGACCCGTACCGAGAACCGCGCCAAGGTGCAGATCTACGGCGCCGAAGCCACCGCCCACTGGGAGTTCGTGCCGCACTGGAAAGTCTGGGGCTCGCTGGCCTGGGCCAACGGCGAGGACCGTGAAAGCAACCAGCGCCTCAGCTCGGTGGCACCGCTCACCAGCCTGCTCGGCCTGAGCTACGAACAGGAACGCTACGGCGCCGACCTGATGCTGCGCGCGGCGGCCGCACGCAACCAGGTCGAGAACGACGGCGACTTCAAGGCGCCCGGCTATGGCGTGGTCGACCTGAGCGGCTACTGGCAGCCGGCCGAACTGGATGGCGTGAAGTTCCAGGCCGGCCTGTTCAACCTGCTCGACAAGCAGTACTGGAACGCGCTGAACGTACCGACCGGCAGCCTGACCCAGCCGGACGACTACTACAGCGAAGCCGGTCGCAGCTTCCGCGTCTCGGCGTCCTGGCAGTACTGA
- a CDS encoding Rieske (2Fe-2S) protein: MKLLCAPHELAEGQSRGFSIDGLALLAVRRDGRVYVYRNRCPHRGLNLEWRADDFLDASGSLLQCAHHGALFLIESGECLTGPCAGQALQAVECREDHDGIWIKP, encoded by the coding sequence ATGAAACTTCTATGCGCCCCGCATGAGCTGGCCGAAGGCCAGAGCCGGGGCTTTTCGATTGATGGACTGGCATTGCTGGCGGTACGCCGCGACGGCCGCGTCTATGTCTATCGCAACCGCTGCCCGCACCGCGGCCTGAACCTGGAATGGCGCGCCGACGATTTTCTCGACGCCAGCGGCAGCCTGCTCCAGTGCGCCCACCACGGCGCGCTATTCCTTATAGAAAGTGGCGAATGCCTGACCGGGCCCTGTGCGGGGCAGGCGTTGCAGGCGGTGGAGTGCCGGGAAGACCACGACGGTATCTGGATCAAGCCGTAG
- the sfsA gene encoding DNA/RNA nuclease SfsA: MQFDPPLEEGRLLRRYKRFLADIETASGEQLTIHCPNTGSMLNCMSEGCRVWFSRSNDPKRKLPGTWELGETPQGRLACINTARANALVEEALRGGVIGELAGFTGLKREVRFGEENSRADFRLDYANGPAWVEVKSVTLGFPDTAVAAFPDARTERGAKHLRELANLARQGVRAVQLYCVNLTGIEAVRAAAEIDPAYAAGLREARAAGVEVLAYGAEITPQGMRLVRRLEVLL, translated from the coding sequence ATGCAGTTTGATCCGCCGCTGGAAGAAGGCCGCCTGCTGCGCCGCTACAAGCGTTTCCTCGCCGATATCGAGACCGCCAGCGGTGAGCAGCTGACCATCCACTGTCCCAATACCGGCTCGATGCTCAACTGCATGAGCGAGGGTTGCCGGGTCTGGTTCAGCCGCTCCAACGACCCCAAGCGCAAGCTGCCGGGCACCTGGGAGCTGGGCGAGACACCGCAGGGGCGCCTGGCCTGCATCAACACCGCGCGGGCCAATGCCCTAGTCGAGGAAGCCCTGCGGGGCGGGGTGATCGGCGAGCTGGCCGGCTTCACCGGGCTCAAGCGCGAGGTGCGTTTTGGCGAGGAGAACAGCCGGGCGGATTTTCGTCTCGATTACGCCAATGGTCCGGCCTGGGTCGAGGTGAAGAGCGTGACCCTGGGCTTCCCCGATACGGCCGTGGCGGCCTTCCCCGATGCCCGTACCGAGCGCGGCGCCAAGCACCTGCGCGAGCTGGCGAACCTGGCGCGCCAGGGCGTGAGGGCGGTGCAGCTGTATTGTGTGAACCTGACGGGGATCGAGGCGGTGCGCGCGGCGGCGGAAATCGACCCGGCCTATGCGGCGGGCCTGCGCGAAGCCAGGGCGGCGGGTGTCGAGGTGCTGGCCTATGGTGCGGAGATCACTCCACAGGGCATGCGCCTGGTGCGCCGTCTGGAAGTGCTGTTGTAG
- a CDS encoding pyridoxal phosphate-dependent aminotransferase gives MAQPFSARSRAIEPFHVMALLARANELQAAGHDVIHLEIGEPDFTTAAPIVAAGQAALANGHTRYTAARGIPPLREAIAGFYASRYGLSVDPARILITPGGSGALLLVTSLLVDPGKHWLLADPGYPCNRHFLRLVEGAAQLVPVGPDSRYQLTPQLVERHWDQDSVGALVASPANPTGTLLHQDELAALSSSLKERGGHLVVDEIYHGLTYGCDASSVLAVDDEAFVLNSFSKYYGMTGWRLGWLVAPANAVSELEKLAQNLYISAPSMAQHAALACFEPATLAIFEERRHEFQRRRDYLLPALRELGFKIAVEPEGAFYLYADISAFGGDAYAFCQHFIETEHVAFTPGLDFGRHQAGHHVRFAYTQTIERLQQAVERIARGLKTWRPDAV, from the coding sequence ATGGCCCAGCCCTTCAGTGCGCGCAGTCGCGCCATCGAACCGTTCCACGTCATGGCCCTGCTGGCCCGCGCCAACGAGCTGCAGGCGGCCGGCCATGATGTGATCCATCTGGAGATCGGCGAGCCGGACTTCACCACCGCCGCGCCCATCGTTGCCGCCGGCCAGGCCGCGCTGGCCAATGGGCATACCCGCTACACCGCGGCGCGCGGTATTCCGCCGCTGCGCGAGGCGATTGCCGGCTTCTATGCCAGTCGCTATGGCCTGAGTGTCGACCCCGCACGCATCCTGATCACCCCCGGTGGTTCCGGCGCCTTGCTGCTGGTCACCAGCCTGCTGGTCGATCCGGGCAAGCACTGGCTGCTGGCCGACCCCGGCTACCCGTGCAACCGCCACTTCCTGCGCCTGGTCGAAGGCGCCGCGCAGCTGGTGCCGGTCGGCCCCGACAGCCGTTACCAGCTGACTCCGCAGCTGGTCGAGCGGCACTGGGATCAGGATAGCGTCGGCGCCCTGGTCGCCTCGCCGGCCAACCCGACCGGCACCCTGCTGCACCAGGACGAACTGGCCGCCCTGTCGTCCTCGTTGAAAGAACGTGGCGGCCATCTGGTGGTCGACGAGATCTACCACGGTCTGACCTACGGTTGCGACGCGAGCAGCGTGCTGGCCGTGGATGACGAGGCCTTCGTCCTCAACAGCTTCTCCAAGTATTACGGCATGACCGGCTGGCGCCTGGGTTGGCTGGTGGCGCCGGCGAACGCGGTGAGCGAGCTGGAGAAACTGGCGCAGAACCTCTATATCAGCGCGCCCTCGATGGCCCAGCATGCTGCGCTGGCCTGCTTCGAGCCGGCCACCCTGGCGATCTTCGAGGAGCGGCGGCACGAGTTCCAGCGCCGCCGCGACTACTTGCTGCCGGCCCTGCGCGAGCTGGGCTTCAAGATTGCGGTAGAGCCGGAAGGGGCCTTCTATCTGTATGCCGACATTTCCGCCTTCGGCGGCGATGCCTACGCCTTCTGCCAGCATTTCATCGAAACCGAGCACGTGGCCTTCACCCCGGGCCTGGACTTCGGTCGTCACCAGGCCGGGCACCATGTGCGCTTCGCCTACACGCAGACCATCGAGCGCCTGCAACAGGCGGTCGAGCGGATCGCCCGTGGCCTGAAGACCTGGCGCCCCGATGCAGTTTGA
- the dksA gene encoding RNA polymerase-binding protein DksA, producing the protein MPTKAKPSSSQLARGFEPYKEKKGEEYMSDPMRAHFTGILNKWKLELMQEVDRTVHHMQDEAANFPDPADRASQEEEFSLELRARDRERKLIKKIDETLQLIEDNEYGWCDSCGVEIGIRRLEARPTATLCIDCKTLAEIKEKQIGS; encoded by the coding sequence ATGCCCACCAAAGCAAAACCAAGCAGTAGCCAGCTGGCCCGTGGTTTCGAGCCCTATAAAGAGAAAAAGGGCGAGGAATACATGAGCGACCCGATGCGCGCTCACTTCACCGGCATCCTCAACAAGTGGAAGCTGGAGCTGATGCAGGAAGTGGATCGCACCGTGCACCACATGCAGGACGAAGCTGCCAACTTCCCGGACCCGGCCGACCGCGCCAGCCAGGAAGAAGAGTTCAGCCTGGAACTGCGCGCCCGTGACCGCGAGCGCAAGCTGATCAAGAAGATCGACGAAACCCTGCAGCTGATCGAAGACAACGAATACGGCTGGTGTGATTCCTGCGGCGTCGAGATCGGCATCCGCCGCCTCGAAGCCCGCCCGACTGCGACCCTGTGCATCGACTGCAAGACGCTGGCGGAAATCAAGGAAAAACAGATCGGTTCCTGA
- the gluQRS gene encoding tRNA glutamyl-Q(34) synthetase GluQRS, protein MTSPAYIGRFAPTPSGYLHFGSLVAALASYLDARSVGGQWLLRMEDLDPPREEPGAQDAILRTLETYGFEWDGPLVRQSERHDAYAALLERLFSQGLAYACTCSRKQLEAYGGIYPGLCRNAGHASEDAAIRLRVPELAYHFCDRVQGEFRQHLGHEVGDFVIRRRDGLYAYQLAVVLDDAWQGITDIVRGADLLDSTPRQLYLQELLGLRQPRYLHVPLIIQPDGHKLGKSYRSPPLPADQAPALLLRALRTLGQQPPGELAGASARELLAWGSANWDATRIPRSPTLAEAQLR, encoded by the coding sequence ATGACTTCTCCCGCCTACATCGGCCGTTTCGCCCCCACGCCCAGTGGCTACCTGCATTTCGGTTCACTGGTCGCCGCCCTCGCCTCCTACCTCGATGCCCGCAGCGTCGGCGGACAATGGCTGCTGCGCATGGAAGACCTCGACCCGCCGCGCGAGGAACCTGGCGCCCAGGACGCCATCCTGCGCACCCTGGAAACCTACGGCTTCGAATGGGACGGCCCGCTGGTGCGCCAGAGCGAGCGTCATGACGCATACGCCGCACTGCTCGAACGCCTGTTCAGCCAGGGCCTGGCCTACGCCTGCACCTGCTCGCGCAAGCAGCTGGAAGCCTACGGCGGCATCTATCCCGGCCTGTGCCGCAATGCCGGGCATGCCAGTGAGGATGCGGCGATCCGTCTGCGCGTGCCGGAACTGGCATACCACTTCTGCGACCGCGTGCAGGGCGAGTTCCGCCAGCACCTGGGCCATGAGGTCGGCGATTTCGTCATCCGCCGCCGCGACGGCCTGTATGCCTATCAACTGGCCGTGGTGCTGGATGACGCCTGGCAAGGCATCACCGATATCGTGCGCGGCGCCGACCTGCTCGACTCCACGCCGCGCCAGCTGTACCTGCAGGAACTGCTTGGCCTGCGCCAGCCGCGCTACCTGCACGTGCCACTGATCATCCAGCCGGACGGCCACAAGCTGGGCAAGAGCTACCGTTCGCCACCACTGCCCGCCGACCAGGCCCCGGCCCTGCTGCTACGCGCCCTGCGCACCCTCGGCCAGCAACCGCCAGGCGAGCTGGCCGGTGCCAGTGCCCGTGAACTGCTGGCCTGGGGCAGCGCCAACTGGGACGCCACGCGCATCCCGCGCAGCCCGACCCTGGCCGAAGCCCAGCTACGCTAG